The sequence TAGACAAGCATGTTTCACATGCAAGAGCAGGAATGACGAGAATGAAAAACGTGTTTGCCTGGCCGGAAATGAAAGGCGCCAGTGGTAATCttgcattttaaaagtgaGAATATCTACATGGTTACCTGCGCCACGTTGTGTGCTTTGGGTTTCTCCACACAGCAGCGACTCTTCGAATCAATCTAATAACGCCATGGCTGGCAAAGGAGGAAATAAGCCAGCCATTGGCCCAAAACGACCGTAGTCCGCTCTAATAGATGCCACATCCTAATTGGCCGTCGTTATCCACTTAAGGACAAATAAATGACTGTCAAATAGACACCCCCAAATGGGTTGTAACTGTAATTACCTCAGTTCACAGTCGCTAACATTAACACACAGAAAACAGTTCATTGCTGAGCTCGTTTTAATTGTTGCTacccaaaacagcagcagcaacttaaataaatgtaatttgtcGCTTAGATTAATTAAAGTGCATGTTGTAAAAGAGCACACTATGTGGTCCACGAATCTTTAATACAGATTACACTGATCAATAATTTGTACTAACACTCAGATGTGATGACTGACCGCATAATTGAGGCGATAGATTTGtgacaaaacaatacaattacTGTGACCTGGCACCAGAGATATACAAAAACAGTTCTTCACATTTACATAAACAGACAATCGCGATTGTTGACTGAACCTAATACGTAAGATGAGAGGAAGCCTTAgtcttgtgcaaaaaaaaaaaacacacaagtgcgGCGAGAGCATGCAAAACTTCACACAGCAAGGCCGCAGACGAGACTCAAAAGCTGCAACCAGGAAATGTGAGGCAGGAGTGCTAAACATTAGAGTCCACCATGCTACCTTTGACGGAATATTATTTActggtatatatatatatattttttttttaaaaacgccTAAAATGGGTGGATTACTGTTGAGTAAAGCAACACCCACGCTTAATGTGATgaataaatgcaataaaaaaaaaatcattaaatagGGAAACAATTGTCTCTGATTGCATCCGTCAGTCATtaatgaaaatgcatttgcgGTAGCAACCAGGTTTACCAGTTCGTTCACCTGACATGAATAAACATGAGGCTCGATTTGTTTAAACTCTCTGAGGAAGATGGCTGGTAAATTAGTGTAACCGTGCATTAGTGAATCTctgcactttaaaaaaagaagaagctaTAAGCACTTGTTAGAAATAAAGGGTCAACGTGCACTAACGTCGCCCTCCTCCCTACTACCGAGTTCACCTTATCTTTTGGAGCAGATAAGGAGTTATTAACTctttccaaaacaaataagCTGCTTCCAGCAAGCATGTCTGAAGCTCACGTCAGAAGTACGAAAACGTGCTTTCCAAGAGAATGCTGAGCAGGTAACACGCAATAAATAAGATGTTAATATCCGACGGCAATGAATGTCATTGTGAGTTTAGGTTAATTGGTTTTTTGCAACACCATGGTGACTTGCGTAGCCGTACCGCGCATTAATACTGTCTTTCTCAACTAATCCAAACAACCCCCATATCAATGATTCTGCTGTTGTTAGCGTTGTCATAGTTAGCGAAGCCTATGTGGTGTCATCTGGCTAAGGAGCTAATTGTCATCAACTCAAGCGACATGCGCTACTTACGCATCGATAATCCTCTGAATGCGTGTTAAAAAATACACAGCGGGAGTCGTTAATGGCGGATTTTATATCCGGACTGTTCATTTCTCCTCGCTTGCGTTtattgacaaaaaacaatcagctTCGATTTGTTTGGGTTTGCAGCTGTGCATCGCACTTCATTTCCTGATCTACGGCACGCGCAAAGGACAAAACTAGGAGAAATGCAAACAGATTTATGTTGACCTTCTATGATTTAAATGTCTGTTACGCAACACGTGTTTGCGCTCGATTGCATTGAGTGCAGAAACAAGTCGAATCAGTCTATAAATAGAAGTTGGACTTTCAATAAGAATGACATGATGCTTTTTAATTGCCAGGTAGTTAGAAGTTGGTGGCTGCGAACATTCTCTGGCATTCCCCCGATTCGTTCTCCAGATGCCGAGGATTCAAAAACAAGCCAGCTCATTTACAGTCAAATGTAGCGATGCATGTGACCTTTGTCCAAAACGGTGGAATCTGTGAGTGGAAAACATTGAGAatcaaagaagagaaagaaatgtCACACACAGGGTGTGCCTGCTGAAATAAGGCTAAGGGCTATTTGTCCAATTTGGGTGGGAGGAATAACACATACTGTTGTTTTCAAGAGtgtttgcatgcatgtttGTTATTTGTGTTGCACTCGAACACAAAGGGTGTGTTGCAGGCTCGGCTGCACCTTTTTCTTCGTTCAAGTCTGGTGAAACAGAAACGCCATCGATGTGTGGACCGTGTCGAAATAAatagacaaaaataataaatgcaattgcaTACGATTTCTTTCCAAaggaaataatgaaaataatgtttcATCATAACTCTTACCATCCTAAAATGGTATGAACTGCAGTTTTTTAAAGTATCATTTAACATTCCTAACagtcattaaaatacaaacattcgccaacagtttggGGGACTTTCCTTTTCACAAGGAAATTCTGAACTTGTTAACAATAAAAGCACAGGCAAACGTCTGGCGGTTATTTGGTGAACATTTGCAACCTTGAATGATGTAAGCTCTgacatgaatgaatgtttttcaacctttgcaaatgaaaatgttcatcTCTCAGTGGGATGGAATAAAATAAGTGGAAAGGGAGATTTGCTGTGAGTCAGTTGCTTTCATGAGTTCAAAATTTTTAGGACTATTAACACTGCTGCATAAGTGTACCACATctgatgaaaccaaaataaagttgttgttttttcacatCTGATGAACCTaaaatgaagttttttttattttttttaattttatttttaaacaatccAGAGTTGAGTCAAATTGATCCAAGTAGTGGACTGGTTCATTTCTGACCCAACAATTCTAAGGGTGTAGAGTGCGGTCAATTCAATTTCCTGTTCTAGTTATCATCACGCTTCTCCAAACACATCTGTCGAGTTAATAGTTGATGCGATTGCTTAGCTACGTTTACACTCTTTACAAATTTAGGCTCAAATTAGAAATTGTACAATATAAGACATTGGTCGCTCCAATTTACAGTCAAAGTTAAGCGGATGACAAgccttgttaaaaaaacatccaccACTTCAAACAAAGTATCTAAAAAAGCTGCCTCAGATAAGAAGCTTCTAGAGATTAGCGTAAGACAATGGTGAGCCACACAACGGAACTCACAAGATGAACAAAAGGATCTGACACAGATTGAAAGAACCCAATTAACTAGGTACAACAAGACTAATGGCACACAACAAAGACACAGGTTGGGAGAACACAAGGGATGGCAGGGAGTCGATTGGACAGGAGACAAGAAGGCTAACAGGCCTGATTAAACTGATGAGGAACGAGGTAAAACGCGGACACACACCAGGGGAACGATTAGAGCTGCGTACTCAAGTAAAATTGCAGTATTATGgctcaaagtaaaaaataaatatgtagtcctccaaataatgaataaaatgtctgcgggaaaaaaaaacgcagcaAGTACTCGATCGAGTAACTCgtgatacattttttaaatagcttattattttttacttgagGGAATCCTAATTTGTTTATGGTGAGATTTTGCTTACACTTCTGCCAAAGAAATAGGTGGTAGGCTTACCAAGTATGGGCTCTCTTCGAAAATGCACACGCTTCCAATTTAGCATTCTATTAATTCACCATTAGATGGCAAGTGTATTTTACACACTGTACCTTTAAAGCcaaaaagttgtcattttaaacTATGGTTTTGTGTCACATCTGCGATCTGCTTGTTTTCCTACAAATTTAAACACCTGAATGAATATCCTCTGAGACTGGTGATTCCAGAATTTTTGCCAGGAGTTGTAGCAAGTGAAAAGTATGACACTTTAATATCATAAAATAGCATTTTccattcactgccagcccagttaaaatggatctttgacatctatagccgtcaatggcagtgaatgagttaacaaaaacacttaagacggtattgttgcatttaaacTGGTCTGACAAGTATATTTGATCAAAAAAGTAAATGTTAACAGAGGAAATGTAACTATACTCTTTTGGAAATGatcacaacaaaatggatcGATCAAAAGGTGACAGTTCAGGTGCTTGGAGTTTTTGCCGTGTGAGGTGGGAAATGACGGTTAACACTCCATATTGTGCAGTCGTTTCGGAATGCACTCGTCCGGTCGGGCAGGCTTTTCATGGGCATAATTACGACATGAAAATGAGTGAGGTAATGATCCAGAGTAGTTTCAAGCTGTCGCCGTGTGAACAATGAGCGCGATAAAAACATACTCTGCCACTACTGTAGAAAGACGACAGAAATGGAACGACAAAGTGGCTAACAACGTGGATAAGACGTCGCTGAATGGCTGTCGTTTCAAGTGATAAATAATTCAAAGCGGTTGGGATGTAACCGACGCAGCGctcccaaaaacaaaatcatgtttttattttgttcagtCGCGTGCTTAACTGGAATCTGACATCCCAACagacttgttttcaaaaagttttttgggaatatccatgctttactacctacttaaagtacaaaccttttatgcaatgacctttacatgtcatttctatgacttcacacaaacactccatccatctgctcctggttcggccccccggtcgaAATTTAGAACCAGATTCGGCCCgccagtcaaaaagtttgcccacccctgggttagacacgtttcctcaatttagaagttttattttgacctttaaatgctttttttaatttggaaaaaaaatccgcgatgtagtgaagccgcaataaacgaaacgcgaagtagcgagggatcactgtaattCAAAATGATTGAATCACTGCAAAGtgtaaaaacaatgaaacagTCATTAAgtcaataaaagatgaaaacgcGTTCAAAGTTGCGTTGCAGATGCAAGCGTAAAAAGAAGTCAACCTTTGTAAATGCTAAATCGACAAAACCTTAAGAACCATAAGTTTGACGagcaacaatgcaaatggTGACCgcattaaatattttcaaaaaaagaaaattaaaagcatACTACACACTGTGACTGAATCCTATAAAGTAGGctgtggtcatgtgacatcatTCATGACAGCAATGTTATGTTGGTCCTCTTTGTGCCAAGGCTAAATTAGCCAAGTAGGAACATCCCTTCTGCTTCCTACTTTCATACTGAACTAAAATAAGGGTCACACATGCTCATCTCCAAACGAAAACATACTGTGCTAAGCTAAATTAGCCAAATACTTGTACGAACATCCAAACCTCTGAATACTTTGTGCTGTTAGCTGAATGCAAGTATGTCCAGTTTTCTGTATACTTTATGCTAAGCTAACCCATTGCTAATGCTTTTATTGAATCTGCTGCATCTTTTGTGCTGCCTGATCCTTGCAAGAGATGAACAGTCAGAATGCAACACAAACTGAATTAGGTCATACAAtacaaaactttatttttacatttgaaatatcAGTAGAAAACAGTGCAAAGAATACATCTTTTTAGGCACATATTTTGTCAGAGTTTTGAAACATAGTGATCTCATGGAATTCGTCATTGTTCTCAAAGCAgaacgatcaattaattccaGTACATTGACCAAAGTTTGAAATGTGGAAATCACAGGCAGTTTTTAAAGCACATGCCTCCTTCCTTAGTTTTAAGACATCACAGCAGGGAAGTTGCATGCTCATATACGCACAATCATCTGAAACATTCACATGCGCACATGCATTGAGGTAATAAATTACACATTAAATACaagttttaaatatgtttcacctgcaaatcaaaagtaaaaacTCAATGCCCAGGAGTGCAAAAAGAATTGTTAAGGCATTGAGTCATACTAACACATCCTATAAATCCAGTAGGCCCCCACCCGATGCACTTGTAAGGCCGTCATCTTTTCCATCGTCCCTTCTCGTGGGTTACTTCACTTCAGCCAGCTTCCAAGTTCAAATTTAACAATACGGATGGTCCTTCAGGTGTTGCAACTTTAAAACCCTCAGAGGAAAGCCCCACAAAACATTTAACCCACAAATGCTCATGATATAATGGAACAAACATTTGTTCCATCGTAACTTTAGTGGCCCTCAAAGGTCTTGAAATGGCCCCTGCTTTTAGAGTCCAATCGACTGCTTGTAGCGCTTAGTGAGGGAGTTGGCCTGCGTGGTGAGCTTGCCCAGGACGCCTTGGAGCCCAGCAAGGTGGAACTGGAACTGCTTCTGCAgatcctcatcctcctcctcctcctcatatTCGTCATCTTCTGACGAAGCCGAGGACAGTGACGAGCCGAAGGATGACGACGAGCCCGTGGAGGCGATGGAGTTGATGCGGGACAGCCGCGGCGGCGTCTCCTTGACAACCGGGGAGACCCTCAAGCCCCACTCGATGTCCTGCCGGATGGACTTGAGCAGCTGGTAGTAGCTGTACATGTCCACGTCCGACTTGTGGCCGTATAGCTCAGCGTCGTCACACAGCGGCACGTCCCGCAGCAGGCTGGGCACCATGACCGTCCGGTCCATGTTGTTGACTGCTCCGAGGAAGCGGTTCATGGCGTTGAAAAGAGAGTTTTTCTGGGCGGGTGTCTCGGGGAGCTGGGTCATCATTTTCGCTGAGTTTTCGCTTCTGTCAAGAGTTGGTGTGGCGGTTAATTTCCGGGTTTTGAATCCGATGATGACAGGCTGTTGGCCGGGGAAGGTTGCTTGGTTTCCCGCCTGGTTGTTGTTTGGCGTCTAACTTTCTGTCCCTGCCTTAAATAGGAACGTTCCAGCTGCTTTAAATAGAGACGCGTAAGCTCGACCTGTTTGTCCAGTTCTACAACTTGAACCGCAACAGGGCTTGGGTTCACATGTAACGAAGCAGGGAGGGGCTCCGAAGTGACAGCAAGCCGGAGAAAAGGACGTGATCTccaaaaaaggaaacactACACCCGCTCACGTCGCTTGATTGTGTTCCAAAGTTTTCTTACCTTGAAATCTTCCAACtatatttgtcatttcttgCATCAATTCAGCCCACATTCTCCAAACATGACACAGCGTGCGTGAGAAATGTGACGAGCGATACATGAATATTTATGAGCCACCAATTCTCTGCGGCCAATCAGATGCCACGACCCTCACTCGTATATCCAAAGCACGTTTTACGCAGGCGCGTAGAAGCGTCTTTTAGTATCGCTCAAACAATAACTATGAACAATAAAAGTTCCTAAAAGAAGATGCTGATTCATGTGCTGTAATCATTTCCCAAAGAGCTTATGGTGTAATTTGCAGTCATTAAAACGCTTCCTATCCACCTTATTCCCacgcacttttttttcctttagaaataaaactaaaaatgtgagaggaactttttttttctttagaaaTAAAACTACTGGGTTAAAAACTACTGGGTTAACAATTTGACCGACCCAGGAACTAACCCAACTTCCTGGGtttgtccaatttttaacccaaatgAAGTTGTTTTTAACCCCAGCATTTTTTAAGATAGTACGGTAACCATTGGTGCGACTTCAGTTGCAGAGTTTAAGAATGTGAGAATGTCAGTTGTTGCATCTTTTAATCTAATCTAACGGCATAGGAGGACAACTACAGTCTATTATAACTATACGAACTCTGTTACTTCAGACATGATGAATCTGAAAAGTTCCGAGGGATATCAATACTTGGCAAATATTAGAACTATCGGCTTCAATATTTCGAATTTTATGAGTGAATGAATATTGAAACGTAACAAAGTGAGTATTCCTAAAGGAGTTTGGCATCTGGAAAGCAAACTTGACACTTTGACATCAACATTGTGATGCATTAATTGCGCCGTAATGGATAAATTGGTCGAATTTTTGATGCCGGTGTAATTTCACCCTGAGAGATAACGACGCGACACAGTCTGCTGTATCAGTAAATTGTCCCAGTTTGGATCCCTGTAATTATTGCCAGTCTTGGAGGAAGTCTGTGCTCTAATCTCAGCCATTTGACTTCATTTAATCTATACATCTGTAGAAATTAGGGCGGTTTTAAGCAACACGAAACAACCACTCCGTTTTACGAGATGAATAGTGGCTCTTtcaattgcacaataaaagctgAAAGTTGTGATATCACTTGGGGGTTGACTGGGCCCAGTAAGGGTGGGCAACCTATGGTTTGTCCGCCCACTCACAATCCTCAAGAGCACTTGAGACGGGCCCAAATGGGGAAAAAGATTCTCCTGCTTCACACGTTCACGTGTACGACTTCACTTCCACAACACTGCCAATAAATATTGGCAAAACTGTCAGCTATTTGGCATGAACATCATATCCTATTTTGAGTGATAAATGAGCCACATACCTTGGCTGCATTGATAATAGTATTTGTGCACCAGTGTACTATGAGTAATTATACGTTTACATAGCGACAACCTTGATAATTCTTTCTAagggatttattttctttgcataATGACAATAGCGTCAAAAATGTCCCTGCTCACATGAACCTGTAAAAACTGTCTTTGTTGCCATACTGTCCACATTCATGCCAGGCCAATAGTTGGCAATGTCTTTGCTCTCATCCAAAACCATCTGCTGAATAGCTCTTGGCAACTTTTTACATCATATAAAACCATATTTGACATAGATTACAAATATGTTAGCGGTGCAGTAAATGCACACTTTTGGCTTGAGAAACGTAGCCCAAGTGTTCATATTGAGGACTCACACAGTTTTAATATttctaaaacaaataataaaattaatgtAGCATTCACacagttttaatattttaaaaacaactcaaacaaataattatttgaacCAAATTCCAGCAATATATGGCAAATTTCCATCGTAAACTGTTTTGAATGGCGATCAACAGCAATcttttaaataatattaattgtCCACcatgatattttgttttttgatcaacaattaaaaaaaatacagactgGATGCATGCCCGTATTGCTTTCCCAGCCTTAATTTGCTGGATAAGCATTTTCGGACTTTAAAATGATGTTGTCGTATCAACAACAGCCAAAACAGCagatttttcttgttgttggtGTTGTCAATAGCAATTACAGCAGTCTGGGCTTTTGCATCTGTGAAAGTGAAACAAAGTATCAGCATTGTATAATAAATCTGAGTtggaataattatttttaaaaggacAGTTTtctttgatatatatatatattaataaatatattcatCATAAGGTGGTACAGTCCACTTTGCTAGAGGCATTATTTTTAAGGTTATTATGTTGAGGCAGCCTCttacaccaaaaaaacaaagttctGACATTGTATGTAAAATCTTGTGAACGATATTCTTTTTACAATAATACCGCTGATTTCAACATCTTTGCAGGTCGCTTCCCAATTGGCTGTTGATTGTTTTCACGTCTGTGGCTTGACCGCACGGATTTTCGAAATCAGAAATCTTGAACAGGTGTAACATTAACAATCATTGGGCCCCAACTGTTTTCAGATCTGATCCggcagtaaaaaaataaccttGAAGACAGTCCACACTAGGATAATCAGTTCGGGTAATCTTTCCGCGTTATTTCGTAATCAGGCCTTTACTGACTTGGATCACAAATGGGTGATCTGGTTTAAATGATGCTCAATTATCACTACGTGTGCATTGCAGAGCTGTACATTTGGCACCTGGACCTTCAGTGGGGACTTATCTGACTTAATCCACCTCTTTATAGCAACACCATGGCATCGGCATTACAGAAACCGTCAATACGTTACAAAAACGCAATATAACAGCATGCAACTCTACAGCAAACAGTATCTGAAGCGGTTCACAATCAATATTTATTGaataacatgacaaaatacatCATACTCACCCAGTGATGCTGATTATCACGTCTTAATGAGCGCAGATCGCTACAGGTGTTTTGGAAGTCAAAATAAGATGTAACGGCTGTTGCTCTtgccaaccaatcagaggacaggaaaaaaattggATGTCAATAAGGGCCTGCTTAATGGCTCTATGAGGACAAATTGAAATCTAACTGGTAAAGTAACAGTCTCATTGCGAATATAGATAAAGTTACATTGGCTAGCGCTAGTGATTCCAAAGGCCTTGGGCAGATTAGGACAAATATTAAGCTTTTAGCTTGTACAAGTTAGTCAGTGCTCCTGATGGCTTTGCTGGTGCTGGTTCTTACTTcaccaagtcaagtcaagtcaagtcaagtcaagtcaagtcaagtcaagtttatttatatagccctaaatcacaagcagtctcaaagggcttcacatatgcaaaacaaattgacaattattctcaaagcatcccctgatcttaagctcccaagagggcaaggaaaaactaaaaactaCCACTCTGTCACTAAAGTAGCTTCTGGTAAACAACCGAACACTTTCCTAAAAAGAGTCCATAATTAGCAAAAGCACAAAGTAGCTACATGTTAGAAATACGATCTGTTGTCCACTggataaaaacatgtttttcactgtgtgtgtgcagttaGGTGCCTTGGGGAGGGGGTCATCTGCTTTTGAATGAAGTTTAAAATAGCACTGCATGTTGGCTGTTGCGTAAACGCAGAACGGGGAGGGCAGTACCAGCATAGCACCGACAGCGCGGTCGATACGACAATCTCACAGCTGAAAGATGGGCACAGCATGTTCTAGATACTTGCAAGTGAATCAGCGCTCCAAAATTGTTGCTGAGCAAGAAAAGGGGGAATGTGACTCGAACTCGCTGAGTGAGTTACTCCTCTGAGTAACACCTTTCTCAGAAGTCGTTTTTCAGCACGTCTCACATATCTCAAGTACAATCAGACGACCTAATTGCTGTGGGTCAAAGAGGTCACAATAATGACCACGGCATGAGTTCTTTTATTAGTTGAGACATTTTAGCTGGTTAATTTCAACTGCTCGTTAGTTAGCCTGCAAGTACTTCTCCTAGTCGTAGTTAACAATGAGGAATGGAATGTATTAAATAagttttttctattttgtgtgtattaTTAAAAGTATATGAGAGATAGTCTGGAAGGTTCTTAAAAACATTGCAGCAATCATGAAAATGGCTGGTGTCCAAATAGTTTTGTTATGAGCCATAACTGAAAGGTAAATCTCCTCAATGAATACACGTGTACAAGTCAACATTCCCATCATTAAATTCCCCTTATGTCATTCCAACAAGTTCCATTCCATGATCACAGTTGGAACGCAAAACACCCGTACTCAAATCACCTTTCCCCagtgaaatgaattgaaatgctattaatctgttccagcacccccccaaaaaaatccacaaaaagctgtattttttttttataaggaAAATAGAGCTCTATATATTGtgctttgaaaaaacaaaatgaaatgatcaaaaaatgttgacccctaaaatacatgcatttttaCCAGGATACGCGCGCTTGTTAAAACGTGTGAGGTTTCGGCCATGATGAGGCCACCAAAAAGGCTACTCGTtggaaaaaatcctaaaaaaatggatttgccAAAGTTGGGACAGAGGGCTGAATTCAAGTATCTGAAGTTACTGCTTCTTTACAATTCTGCCCATAGTGGCTGCCTGTGAATCTCTTCATCACACACAAGACGTTTAACAAGATGTGACCTTGTGGAGAGGATTTATTAAGAATTTGGTGGCAAGTCATCAAACTTTGCTGTCATCTTCTGCCCACATAGCGTCATCTATATGTCTCCTCGACGTAGTTCAAATTTGGTAGCAATCAGACAAAATGTCCCAAACTGGAGCGTTTTTCAAGGACCACTGAGAAACAGCCAAAAATAACTCTGTAATGGccacttcaaaccaaaatggcaaacTTCCTGTGTGTCTCTTTCAGGCATGACTTCTGagattttttgtgggtctctTCATGCTtaccaaatttcatgttgctaGGGAAACTGGCTTCAGGGGctgacttttcaaagatgACTGGGAAATGGTATGGAGCCAATTTATGGGGGAGAGGGGCAGGGTCACGCATCCAATTGATGGTTAAGAATTCCGTCGCTTGTGGGGGATTGATTGTTGATTAACACCTCTTGACGCAGTCGAGCTGTTGAGACGGTCTCTAAAGAACAGGTCAAGTCAAgaattttctttacaataagTTCTACGTGCCCCCGCTAGTCCAAACACGGCATTCTGATTCATATTGCATTCGTTAAATATGAATAAGCAGCCGCTTTTATCATTTTCACTGATTAATTGCCGTACCAAATATTCTTCAGCAATGCCCTCCAGAATCATGGACGTGAAAACGCAAAGATGATCCATTTACGTAtctcacattttaaaatgtggtcAAGATGTGAAAAAATCGGTATGTGGGTACCGTGCAGCATTATTTTGACCATTGTAATTTTCAAATGGCTGCTTCATGTCAGACTCAGCTaatgagccacatgctgcttcaccaagaCATCATTGTCAGATCACATGTAAAAGCCCACGGTGTTAAATTTCCATTACAGCCGGGAAACGTCATCTGCACGCTCCGCATTCAGTCTCGTGGTCTTGAACTGCACCTGAGCCAAGATCCCATCAACACACGAGCCGTGCTCTTCTGTCAACggggctgtcaatcaaaaccaCACCTCGCTGACATCCACCCCCTCAAACTCCCCCCTCTCCCCTGAGCCTTTGCACTTGTCAAAGGGGGatgcgcggcggcggcggcggcgacagaGAAGGCAGCCGCCAAACCTGCCACGTGCGTTCCGAAAGGGTTTCTCGCTAGCGTGTCGCATCGTGCCGCGATTACGCCGggtgtcatcatcatcatcccgcAGGCTTCAAAGAGGCGGGCGGGAGGAAGCGGCAGAAGTGGTGCAGACGAGGAGCCGCGTTCACTGAAACATGTTTCGTTAAGGGGGGAGGCTGGAGGCGCGAGCGTCAATTAGAGGCAACGACAACATCATGAACACAAAGAGACGCCGCTACATCACTTTGGACGCCGCTAAACGACATTTAATGGTCGCGTTAAATAATAAAGAAGTCGGCTGCACAACAACAGCCTCTTAGGGCTGTCACACACTTAAGACAAATGGAATCAAATGATGCTTTCAGGCTTTTTTGCCACCATTTTTGCATTAAGGGGAAAGTTGAGCAGTGACCCG comes from Syngnathus acus chromosome 21, fSynAcu1.2, whole genome shotgun sequence and encodes:
- the mid1ip1a gene encoding mid1-interacting protein 1A, whose protein sequence is MMTQLPETPAQKNSLFNAMNRFLGAVNNMDRTVMVPSLLRDVPLCDDAELYGHKSDVDMYSYYQLLKSIRQDIEWGLRVSPVVKETPPRLSRINSIASTGSSSSFGSSLSSASSEDDEYEEEEEDEDLQKQFQFHLAGLQGVLGKLTTQANSLTKRYKQSIGL